From Phycodurus eques isolate BA_2022a chromosome 20, UOR_Pequ_1.1, whole genome shotgun sequence, a single genomic window includes:
- the lrrc71 gene encoding leucine-rich repeat-containing protein 71, with translation MARKKPAKDKSEKNSEVEESAPIQTGATSDETSATRTFDDYECSGSVMADFPGLCALLDMKNIPALKTKSSPSNQESTTGGRPSHKKPVHDVFKPHLQVELENGDPYCTTGMKIFGWTVDEPIIRVLSKMISSLPTLHSIDFWQAGLTDPMVTTLANAVCACMSLRVITLEGNPLADHNHHLFLSEGSVLTHLNLRNNRIEDEGARLLGAGLSTSASANWSLTSLNLSFNHIGDVGAGHVAKGLRFNRTLLFLSLSNNHIGDSGAIQLATVFGEIVLTHEEIVQRRKLLLNKTHPSSSVADVDQSCTAKLSSDQLPSVAGNTSLSSNKGENKSTAKKRESSKPDGKRAPTKDQKCLKKSEGQDMEEKNNVYDQEHKKPVEMVSPLLNEALQQRNGELVLPGNTTLASLSLAGNRITELSLPQFLTSLQMQDGGKGLLRLCLQRNHFAAECDTFMKIKELMTLRDPLNKKSEEETEEEGEGSQCSDN, from the exons ATGGCGAGAAAGAAACCAGCTAAAGACAAGTCCGAGAAGAATTCTGAAGTTGAAGAGTCGGCGCCGATACAAacag GAGCAACTTCAGATGAAACATCAGCCACTCGAACCTTTG ACGACTATGAGTGTTCTGGCAGTGTGATGGCCGACTTTCCTGGGCTCTGTGCTCTTTTGGATATGAAAAATATCCCAGCACTCAAGACCAAATCCAGCCCCTCCAACCAAGAAAGCACCACAG GCGGCAGGCCGTCCCATAAAAAGCCTGTGCATGATGTGTTCAAGCCACACCTCCAAGTGGAACTGGAGAATGGAGACCCTTATTGCACAACGGGCATGAAGATCTTTG GATGGACAGTAGATGAACCAATCATCCGAGTGCTAAGTAAGATGATTTCCTCCTTGCCTACTCTCCACAGCATTGA TTTTTGGCAGGCTGGATTGACGGATCCGATGGTTACCACTCTCGCAAATGCGGTATGTGCGTGCATGAGCCTTAG GGTTATAACATTAGAGGGCAATCCTCTGGCCGATCACAACCACCACCTTTTTCTTTCTGAAGGAAGTGT CCTCACTCACTTGAACCTGCGCAACAATCGGATTGAAGATGAGGGCGCGCGTCTCCTTGGGGCCGGTCTCTCGACCAGCGCGTCTGCAAACTGGAGCCTCACCTCACTCAACCTCTCGTTCAACCATATCGGCGATGTAGGTGCCGGACATGTTGCAAAG GGCCTGCGCTTCAATCGGACTTTGCTGTTCCTCTCACTGTCCAACAATCACATTGGAGACTCAGGAGCTATACAATTGGCCACG GTTTTTGGTGAGATTGTGCTAACTCATGAAGAAATTGTGCAGAGGAGGAAACTACTTCTAAACAAAACGCATCCT TCGTCTTCCGTTGCCGATGTTGACCAATCCTGTACTGCCAAGCTGTCCAGTGACCAACTCCCATCTGTAGCCGGCAACACCTCGCTAAGCTCCAATAAAGGGGAGAACAAAAGTACTGCGAAAAAACGG GAATCATCTAAACCAGATGGAAAACGGGCTCCAACCAAAGACCAAAAGTGTCTTAAGAAAT CTGAAGGTCAAgacatggaggaaaaaaacaatgtgtatGATCAGGAG CACAAGAAGCCAGTGGAGATGGTGAGCCCCCTCCTGAATGAGGCTCTGCAGCAGAGGAACGGAGAGCTCGTTCTGCCTGGAAACACGACTCTTGCCTCCCTCAGCCTCGCAG GAAACAGGATAACAGAGCTGTCACTGCCTCAGTTCCTGACTTCCTTACAGATGCAAGATGGAGGTAAAGGTCTGCTGCGTCTCTGTCTGCAG AGAAACCACTTTGCTGCGGAGTGTGACACCTTTATGAAGATAAAGGAACTGATGACACTCAGAGACCCtctgaacaaaaaaagtgaagaagAGACTGAGGAAGAGGGTGAGGGTTCACAATGTTCAGACAATTAA